The Streptomyces sp. NBC_01363 region TCCGGTCCTGGACCAGTGCGGGCTCGTCGAGCTGGACCCACTCCGCGCCGGTGGCGCGCAGATCGGCGAGCACCTCCGCGTAGACCGGCAGCAGACGGTCCAGCAGGGTGAGCGGTTCGAAGTCGGCCGCCACCCCGGGGGCGGGCTTGGCGAGCAGCAGGTACGTGACGGGGCCGACGAGCACCGGCCGGGCGGTGTGTCCGAGCGCGAGGGCTTCCCTCAGCTCGGCGACCTGCTTGGTGGAGTCGGTGGTGAAGACGGTGTCCGGGCCGAGTTCGGGGACGAGGTAGTGGTAGTTCGTGTCGAACCACTTGGTCATCTCCAGCGGCGCCACGTCCTGGGTGCCGCGGGCCATCGCGAAGTAGCCGTCGAGCGCGTCGGATTCGACGGCCTCACGGTGCCGGCGGGGGACCGCGCCGACCATGACGCTGGTGTCCAGCACGTGGTCGTAGTAGGAGAAGTCGCCGGTGGGCACCTCGTGGACACCGGCGTCCGCCAGTTGCCGCCAGTTGGACCGGCGCAGGCCGGCCGCCGTTTCCCGGAGGGCGTCGGCGGTGACCCGGCCTTTCCAGTAACCCTCGATGGCCTTCTTCAGTTCCCGGTCCGGTCCCTGGCGGGGGTAGCCGTACACGGTGGCTTGTGCTGCCGCGGCTGCGGGCTGTGCTGTCACGGAAATCTCCTTCGCGAGATGACTCCTTGAGATCCCGGGACGGGACACGGACGCGAAGGGATGACGAACCGAACGGATCCTGTGCACGACATGGGTGCGGTCTTCCGTCTGGTGTGTACGCCGACCCGCCCACGAGGTCACCGGGATATCCGCACACGAGGGGTCGCGTGCGGGCAACGGGCAGGTCTTCGGACTCGCGGGCACATCTGCCGAGGGCAGACACCTACTGGCCGTCGCTTCCCGGATCCGACCGGATCCAGTGCGTATGACGGCGGTCGTTCCCGCTCACCGCTGCGGGGCAGTCCCGGATTCCCACCGGGTTCCCTCTTACGACGCGCCTGCCTGGCGGACAGGGCGAACCAGCTGCACCGGCCAGACTAGAGGGCGGATCGCTCTCGGGGCACCGCTGTTCACATTCCGGAACGTGACATGAGACACGGGATCGGTCCGGCCGGGCAGGCTGAAGGGGCGCGCGACGGGCCACCGTCCGCACACGCCCCTCCGGCGTCGCACCTTCCCCGACGCGGCGCGACACCGCCACCTCGGTGATCTTCGACCCGATGGCTGGTTCTCAGCCGCGCCGCGCCCTTGGGCGCGCTTCCGAAGCGCTCGTCGGCTCTCTACCGTGGGAGGAGCAACCTCACACGCGCGCAGCGCGACGGCGACACAACGGGGGAATCGTGGAAGCGGAGTTGGCGGCGCTGGCGGAGACCGGGGCGACGACCTTGGTGGGGCTCATGGTCTCGGACGCCTGGACGCAGACACGGGCACGAGTGGCACGTTTCCTCGCTCGGGGCGAGGAAACCGGTGGCGTGGACGAAGAGCTCGAAGCGTCCCGGGAGGAACTCATCTCGGCCCGTGACGGTGAGGCGCCGGATGTCGCGGAGGACATCGAGGACGAGTGGCGGCTCAGGCTGCGTCGAGCGCTGCGGGCGGACCCGGCGGCAGCACAGGAACTGCGACTGCTGCTGGATGAACTCGCCCCCGCAGCGGCGGGTGTGCCGACCGTGACGGTTCACAACAGCGTCAGCGAGGGCGCCCGGACCGGCCCGGTCATCCAGGGGCAGCAGCAGAATTTCTCCGACACGACTTTCAACTGACGGGCGCACGCACGCCCGAGAGGGACCGGAGACAGCGTGAACGGCGCGGGATGTGGTACCGGCGCCGAGCACACGTACGTCGGCAACGATGTCGGTCCAGGACGCGCGTCGTCCGGGAGTCGCCGTGGCAGGTCCGGGTCCGTCCGGCTCGGGCCGTGAGGCGCGGCCGATGTCTCCGGGGGCAAGGTGGTCCGGTTCGAACCGGACCTGCTCCGGGGCGCGGGCGCCCGCGGGACCGCCCCGGCCGATGGGGACGTCCCGGACCGACCCGCGCCCCGGAGCGAGCTTCAGGACTTGGGGGAGAAGCGCAGCCGCGTGGCCGCCAGTGCGCCGACGGCCAGCAGGACGATGGACACCCACAGGCCGGACAGGTGGTTGCCGGTGGCGTCCTCGGCGTAGCCCATGATGTACGGGCCGACGAAGCCACCGGTGATGCCGATGGTGTTGAGCAGTGCCAGGCCGCCGGCGAGGGTCTTGCCCGAGAGCCGGGTGGCGGGGAAGTTGAACAGCAGGGGCTGGACGACGAAGAACGCCAGGCCGGTGAAGCAGAAGCCGAGCAGGGCGATCACGGGACCGGCGACGGCGGCGACGATGAGGCCGGTGAACATCATCAGCAGACCGACCACCACGAAGTTGCGGGAGCGCCCGGGTGTCGTCGCGCGCGGCGGCACCAGTACGGCACCGACGGCCGCGGTGAGCCAGGGCAGTCCGGTCAGCAGGCCGATGGCGAACGGCGAGAGATCGCCCCAGCCGCCGATGATGCCGGGCAGGAAGTAGACGACGGAGTACAGGGCGACCTGGTGGGTCCAGTTGGCGAAGATGGCCAGCAGCATCTGCTTGTCGCGCAGCACCGTCAGCAGGGATCCGGATCCGGAGCCGTTTCCGGCCGCCTCGGCGCCCTCGGTCTGTTCGCGGGTGACCGCGTCCTGGACCAGCCGGGCCTCCTCCGCCGTCAGCCAGGGTGCCTTGGCCGGGCCGTCGGGCAGGAACCGGAAGATGGCGAACGCCAGGAAGAGGCAGGGGACCCCCTCGATGACGAACATCCACTGCCAGCCGTGCCAGCCGCCGAGCCCGTCCATCTCCATGAGCAGTCCGCCGAGCGGGTTCCCGACGACGCTGGCGATGGAGGCGCCGAGCAGGAGCAGTCCGATGGCCCTGCCGCGGATCTCGGAGCGGAACCAGTAGGTGAAGTAGAGCAGGATGCCCGGCAGCAGCCCGGCCTCGGCGGCGCCGAGCAGCAGCCGCATGGCGTAGAAGGACTTCTCACCCTGTACGAAGGCCATGCAGGCGGAGACGACGCCCCAGGTCAGCATGATCCGGGTGATCCACCAGCGGGCGCCCACGCGGTACATGATCAGGTTGCTGGGCACCTCGGAGATCGCGTAGGTGAGGAAGAACAGCCCCGCGCCCAGCCCGTAGGCCGCGGCGGAGATGCCCAGGTCGACCTCCAGGCGTTCCTTGGCCAGGCCGATGTTGGTCCGGTCCAGGAACGACATGATGTAGGCGGCCAGCAGCAGCGGCATCAGCCGCCGCAGATTGCGCTGGTCCAGCTCGCCGAGCGCATCGCGCGGGGTTTCGTTCGGTATGGCCGCACTGGGCGTGCGGGAACCGCGGATCAAAGACATCGGTGTCCTCTTGGAGTGCTCTGGCAGCCGTCGGGCGCGGACTGCGGCCTAGGGGGGAGGGGTCGGGCGGCCTGCGACGGTGACGCCGTGGGCCGCCCGGCCGCCGGGGTGGGTTCAGACGACGAGCCGGACCGGGTTCTCCACGGCCTCGGTGAAGGCCGCGAGCCAGCGCGCCGCCACGGCGCCGTCCACCGGACGGTGGTCCACGGACAGGACCACGCCGAGCACCTTGGCCGCGATGACCGCACCGTCGCGGACCACCGCCTCGTCGCGTGCGGCGCCGATGGCCAGGATCGCGGCCTGTGGCGGGTTGATGATGGCGGCGAACTCCTCGACCCCGTACATGCCGAGGTTCGAAACGGTGATCGATCCTCCTTCGAGGTCGGCGGGCCGAAGCCCCCCGGAGCGCGCCTGCTCCGCGTACGCGCGGGTCCGCGTGGCGATCGCCGACACCGACAGGTTCTCGATCCCGCGCAGCACCGGGGTCACCAGGCCCGTCCCGGTGGCGATGGCGACCGAGACGTCGACGGTACGGAACCGGCGGACGGCATCCGGCTGCCACACCGCGTTCATCTCCGGCACCTGTGTGTGTGCCGTGGCGACGGCCTTGATCAACAGGTCGTTGACCGAGACCTTGACCGGGCTGACGGCGTTGATCCGCTGCCGCAGGGCGAGCAGCTCGTCCACGGCGCAGGTCGCCCGCAGATAGAAGTGCGGGGTGTGTTGCTTGCTCTCTGTCAGGCGCCTGGCGATGGCCCGGCGCATCCGGCTGTGCGGGATGTCCTCGTGGTCGCCGGTGTCGGCGGGGGCGACGGCCTGCGGCACGGTGGTGGGTGCCGGGGGGACCGGGGCCGGGGCCACGGCCGACTCCGGCGCCGGTGCCGGCCGGGCCGCGACTGCGGCATCGACGTCCCGCCTGACGATGCGGCCGCCGGGCCCGGTGCCGGTGAGGGACTCGATGTCGAGGCCCGCCACCCGGGCCAGCCTGCGGGCCAGCGGACTGCTGAAGACGCGCTCGCCGCGCTCCGGCTCACCGGCGGAGGGGGACGCCGAGGGCGCCGGAGCGGCCGGGCTCGCTGCGGCCGGTTCCTCCGGGACGTCCCGGCGCACCGCCTTCGGGGCCGCGACGGGCGCGCCGACGCCGAGCTCCGCCAGCAGCGTGTCGAGGTCGCCGACCTGCTCGCCGACGGCGCCGAGCACGGCGATCGGGTCGCCGACCTCGATCTCGACCCCGGCCTCGTACAACGTCTTGAGCAGTACGCCGTCCTGCTCGGCGGCGACATCCACCTCGGCCTTGTCGGTCTCGATGGAGACCAGCGCGTCGTCCTTCGTGAACGACGCCCCCTCCGCCACCTGCCAGGCGGACAGCACGGCCGTTGCCGCGTCGGCGGCCACGGCGGGCATTCGGAACAGTTCTGCCATGATCAACCCTCCTGGGTGTTCTCTCGTACGGGGAGGGTCAGTTCCCGGTGACCCGCTGGAGCGCGGCCACGACCTCTTCGGTCCGTGCGATGGCCGCCCGCTCCAGCACCTTGCTGATGCTGGGCGAGGACTCGCCGGCCTGGACGCGCTCCACCGGCTGGTCGAGCCAGTCGAAGAAGCGGCGCTGGATCTCGTCGGACAGCCAGCCGCCGTAGGAGGTGCCGATGGGGCCCTGCTCGGCGATGAGCACGTTGTTGGTCTTGCGGATGCTCGCGCCGAGGGTGTCCCAGTCGAGACTGGCGCGGTCCAGCCAGCGCAGGTCGATGACCTCGGCGTCCAGGCCCAGCTGTTCGACGGCCTCCAGGACGTAGTTGGTCATCGCGAGGTACGACACGACGGTGATCCGCGATCCGGCGCGGCGCACGGCCGCCCTGCCCACGGGCAGGCAGTAGTCGAAGTCGTCCACCGGGCCCGGACCGACCGAGTTGTACAGGTCGGTGTGCTCCAGTACGACGACCGGGTCCTTGCAGGTCAGCGCGGAGTTCATCAGGCCCACGTAGTCGAAGGGCGTGGACGGGGCGACGATCCGCCAGCCGGGGGCCGTGGCGAGGATTCCCGCCGGGTCCATGGAGTGCTGGGAGCCGTAGCCGGTGCCCATGGCGACCTTGCTGCGCAGGACGAGCGGGACGCCGGACCCCTGTCCGTCGCCGCCGAACATGTGCCGGGCCTTGCCGATCTGATTGAAGATCTGGTCGGCCGCGACCCACATGAAGTCGGCGTACATGAACTCCACCACCGGCTTGTACCGGCCGTCGAGCGCGATGCCGCCGGCGAGCCCGGCGAAGGCGTTCTCGCTGATCGGCGTGCCCAGGACACGGTCCGGGTGGGCCTCGGCCAGGCCCTTGGTCGCACCGTTGGTGCCGCCCTTGAGCCGGTGCACGTCCTCGCCCATGACGACGACCGACGCGTCCTCGGCCATGCGCCGGCTCATCACCTCGGCCACGACGTCGATGAACTTCCGCTGTTCCAGACGTCCTTGGAAGGCATCCGGTCCGGTGCCGGTGCCGGTGCCGGTGTCGGTGTCGGCGAGGCGCACGTCGTCGAACTCGCTGAGGTCGCCCCGCACACCGACGTCGCGGAAGGACGGGTCGGGCCATTCGGAGGGCCTGATGCGGCGGGTGCCCGGCTTGCCGTCGGGGTCGGGCTCCAGCAGTTCGTCGCCGATGGCGGCCATGACCGCCTTGGCCCGCGCGGTGCACTCCTCGATCTCGTCGGCGCCCAGGACGCCGTTCTCGACGAGCTGCCGCGAGACGAGGGCCAGCGGGTCGCGGGCCCGCCACTCCTTCTCCTCGTCCTTGGTGCGGTAGCCGAAGGCGCTGCCCGGGAACGGGCCGTTCTGGTGGAAGAAGCGATAGACCTCGGCCTCGACGATGGTCGGTCCCTGACCGGCCCGCATGTGGTCCACGGCCTCGCTCATGGCGAGGTACACGGCGAGCGGATCCATGCCGTCCACGCGCCAGCTGGGGATGTTGAAGCCCAGGCCGCGCGCCGAGAGCCGGGGCTCGGCCGTCGCCTCGTCCACGTGGGTGGAGACGGCGTACTTGTTGTTCTCGATGAAGAAGCAGACCGGAAGCTTCCAGGCGGCGGCGAGGTTCATCGTCTCCAGCACGGAGCCGATGTTGACCGCGCCGTCCCCGAAGTAGGTCACCGAGACGGCATCGGTGCCGGCCTGCCGCGCCGACCAGGCGAACCCGGCCGCCTGCGGCACGCCGCCGCCGACGATCGCGTTGGTGCCCATGGCGCCGGCCTCGCGCCACTGCAGATGCATGGATCCGCCCCGCCCCCGGCAGAAGCCCCTCGCCAGGCCGCAGATCTCGGCCAGGCTGCGTTGCAGGACGGTGCGCACCTCCGCGTCGAGGGGGCGTCGCAGGTCGATGCCGCCGGGCGCGACGTATCCCAATGCCTTGGCCAGGAACTGGTGATGTCCCCGGTGCGAGCCGCCGACGAAGTCCGCGCCGGTCAGCGGGAGCACGGAGCCGACGGCGCCGCCCTCCTGGCCGATGCTGGAGTGCGCCGGCCCATGGACCAGCCCCTGGCCCGCGAGGTCGAGGACGTACTCCTCGAAGGTCCTGATCAGCAGGGTCTGGGTGAACATCGAGGTCAGCAGCCGCGGGTCCGCGCCGTGCCAGTCCTTCTTGGTCGCCGTCACCTCGGTCCACGGTGAGGCGGGGGCCAGTTTCCGGTGTGTGGGCATGAGCACTCTCCTGTGTGATTCGGTGAGCACTGTCGCAGTGAATGGATCCATAGCCAATACCTCGTTACCGGAACGTTACGTTCAGATTTCGGGAATATCCATTGACTACGGCACCTATGGCGGCGCAATGTGAGGTGCATGGCGGATAAATGGATCCATTCCACAGGTGAACGGGAGCAGGGACTTCCCGGACTGGCCGGTGTCGAACACATCGGCTTCACCGTTCCCGACCTCGAAGAGGCGACCCGGTTCTTCGTCGAGGTGATCGGCTGCGAGCACGTCTACTCGCTCGGCCCGTTCCGCTCCGACGGCACCTGGATGAGCG contains the following coding sequences:
- a CDS encoding MFS transporter gives rise to the protein MSLIRGSRTPSAAIPNETPRDALGELDQRNLRRLMPLLLAAYIMSFLDRTNIGLAKERLEVDLGISAAAYGLGAGLFFLTYAISEVPSNLIMYRVGARWWITRIMLTWGVVSACMAFVQGEKSFYAMRLLLGAAEAGLLPGILLYFTYWFRSEIRGRAIGLLLLGASIASVVGNPLGGLLMEMDGLGGWHGWQWMFVIEGVPCLFLAFAIFRFLPDGPAKAPWLTAEEARLVQDAVTREQTEGAEAAGNGSGSGSLLTVLRDKQMLLAIFANWTHQVALYSVVYFLPGIIGGWGDLSPFAIGLLTGLPWLTAAVGAVLVPPRATTPGRSRNFVVVGLLMMFTGLIVAAVAGPVIALLGFCFTGLAFFVVQPLLFNFPATRLSGKTLAGGLALLNTIGITGGFVGPYIMGYAEDATGNHLSGLWVSIVLLAVGALAATRLRFSPKS
- a CDS encoding 2-oxo acid dehydrogenase subunit E2, producing the protein MAELFRMPAVAADAATAVLSAWQVAEGASFTKDDALVSIETDKAEVDVAAEQDGVLLKTLYEAGVEIEVGDPIAVLGAVGEQVGDLDTLLAELGVGAPVAAPKAVRRDVPEEPAAASPAAPAPSASPSAGEPERGERVFSSPLARRLARVAGLDIESLTGTGPGGRIVRRDVDAAVAARPAPAPESAVAPAPVPPAPTTVPQAVAPADTGDHEDIPHSRMRRAIARRLTESKQHTPHFYLRATCAVDELLALRQRINAVSPVKVSVNDLLIKAVATAHTQVPEMNAVWQPDAVRRFRTVDVSVAIATGTGLVTPVLRGIENLSVSAIATRTRAYAEQARSGGLRPADLEGGSITVSNLGMYGVEEFAAIINPPQAAILAIGAARDEAVVRDGAVIAAKVLGVVLSVDHRPVDGAVAARWLAAFTEAVENPVRLVV
- a CDS encoding thiamine pyrophosphate-dependent enzyme, coding for MPTHRKLAPASPWTEVTATKKDWHGADPRLLTSMFTQTLLIRTFEEYVLDLAGQGLVHGPAHSSIGQEGGAVGSVLPLTGADFVGGSHRGHHQFLAKALGYVAPGGIDLRRPLDAEVRTVLQRSLAEICGLARGFCRGRGGSMHLQWREAGAMGTNAIVGGGVPQAAGFAWSARQAGTDAVSVTYFGDGAVNIGSVLETMNLAAAWKLPVCFFIENNKYAVSTHVDEATAEPRLSARGLGFNIPSWRVDGMDPLAVYLAMSEAVDHMRAGQGPTIVEAEVYRFFHQNGPFPGSAFGYRTKDEEKEWRARDPLALVSRQLVENGVLGADEIEECTARAKAVMAAIGDELLEPDPDGKPGTRRIRPSEWPDPSFRDVGVRGDLSEFDDVRLADTDTGTGTGTGPDAFQGRLEQRKFIDVVAEVMSRRMAEDASVVVMGEDVHRLKGGTNGATKGLAEAHPDRVLGTPISENAFAGLAGGIALDGRYKPVVEFMYADFMWVAADQIFNQIGKARHMFGGDGQGSGVPLVLRSKVAMGTGYGSQHSMDPAGILATAPGWRIVAPSTPFDYVGLMNSALTCKDPVVVLEHTDLYNSVGPGPVDDFDYCLPVGRAAVRRAGSRITVVSYLAMTNYVLEAVEQLGLDAEVIDLRWLDRASLDWDTLGASIRKTNNVLIAEQGPIGTSYGGWLSDEIQRRFFDWLDQPVERVQAGESSPSISKVLERAAIARTEEVVAALQRVTGN